The genomic segment TGCTGATGTGCGCGCTGCGCAGCCGTACCCCCGACTCCTCCAGGGCCCGGCCGATGCGGTGCAGCAGGCCCGGGGCGTCCTGTGCCCGCACCTCCAGGACCGTCGCGTGCCGGGAGGCCGCCGGGGCCACTGTCACCCGGGGCGGCGGGGGCCGCACTCCGTGGCGGCGCGGGTACGCGGCCTCGCGCTCGGCGAGCCGGGCGGCGATGTCGAGCGACCCGTCCAGGGCGCGCAGCAGATCGGCGCGGAGCCGGGCCGCGTCCGGCAGGGAACCGTACTCGGCGGCCACCCGCCAGCTCAGCAGCAGGACGGGGCCGTCCGCTTCCTCTTCCTCGCCGGCCCGCCCGGCCGGGGGCTCCAGGAGCCGCAGGTCGGCGGAGCGCACCGCGAGGCGGTGCAGGGCGAGTACGCCCGCCGCCGCGGGCAGCAGACCGGCGCGCTCGGGTACGGCGATGTGCAGTTCGACGCCGACGGGTTCGGGCTCGCCGCCGACCGGGGCTCCTTCCGGCGTGCCGGGGCTCAGGCTGAGCGCCGGGCCGCCGGTGCGCAGCGCCTCCGCGGCGAGCCGCCGCTGCCCGGGCGCCGCCCCCGCGGACGGGCCGCTGTCGTCCGGCTGCCGGGGCGGCTCGCCCGCGAGGACGTCGGTCACCCGGCGGACGAGGTCGGTGACGAGCGACGCGCGCCACGCGCTCCAGGCGGCCGGGCCGGTGGCGAGGGCGTCGGCCTCGGTGAGGGCGTGCAGCAGGCCGAGCGTCTCCGGGCTGCCGACCGCGTCCGCGACCTTCTGGACGGTGGCCGGGTCGTCCAGGTCGCGCCGGGTCGCGGTCTCGACGAGCAGCAGATGGTGGCGGACGAGCGCGGCGACGGTCCCGGTGTCCGCCGGGCCGAAGCCGATCCTGGCGGCCACGTCGCGGGCGATGACCTCACCGGTGGTGGAGTGGTCGCCCGGCCAGCCCTTGCCGATGTCGTGCAGCAGGGCCGCGACGAGCAGCAGGTCGGGGCGGCCGACCCGGCGGCTGAGGGCACCGGCCCGCACGGCGGTCTCGACGCAGTGCCGGTCGACGGTCCAGCGGTGCACCGCGTTGCGCTGCGGCCGGCAGCGGACCCGCTCCCAGTCGGGCAGCAGCCGGGTGATCAGCCCCTCGGCCTCCAGCGCCTCCCACACCCCCACGGTGGGCGGGCCGGCACCGAGGAGGGTGACGAACTGCTCGCGGGCCTCGGCGGGCCAGGGCACGGGCAGCGGGCGGGCCGCGGTGGCCAGGCGCCGTACGGCGTGCGGCGAGAGGGGGAGCCCGGCCTGGGCCGCGGCGGCGGCCGCGCGCAGTGGCAGGACCGGGTCCTGCTGGGGCCGGGCGGCGCGGGCGAGCACTGCCTCGCCGTCTTGTTCGACGACGCCCTCGGCGAGCGGGGTGCGTTCGGCCGTGTCGCCGGACGCGCCGGGGGTGCGTCCGCGGCCCGGGCGCCCCCCGGTGAGCAGCCCGCGCAGTCCGCCGCGGGCCGAGCGGGCGCGCAGGACGCGGCCGACCTCCCGCCAGGTCACGTCGTCGGCGTAGGCCACGGTGCGCGCGGCCTCGTAGACCCGGCGGAGCAGGGCGTCGGCGTCCGCCAGTCCCAGGTCGGCGGCGACCTGGTCCTGTTCCTGGAGGGCGAGCCGGTCGGTGGCGCGGCCGGTGGCCAGGTGGAGGGTGTCGCGGACGTCGAGGAGCCGGGTCCGGGCCTCGGCCAGTCCCTGGCGCGGGGCGTCGGCCAGCCAGGAGGCGGCGACGGCACGCAGGGCGGTCAGGTCGCGGAGCCCGCCGTGCGCTTCCTTGAGGTCGGGTTCCAGGAGGAACTGGAGTTCGCCGTGGCGCCGGGTGCGTTCGTCGCCCAGGGCGCGCAGTTCGGGCAGGCGCTTCGGTGCCTGGTTGCGCCAGTCGGCGAGGACGGCGGTGCGCAGCGCGGTGGTGAGCGACGGGTCTCCGGCGATGTGCCGGGCGTCCAGCAGGCCGAGCTGGACCTTGAGGTCCTCGCGGGCGGTGGTGCGGGCCTGGGCGGTGGTGCGCACGGAGTGGTCGAGGGCGAGCCCGAGGTCCCAGACCGGGTACCAGATGCCGTCGGCGAGGGCCGCCACGGCCTTGGGGTCGGCCGTCTCGTCGTGCAGCAGCAGCAGGTCGAGGTCGCTGCGCGGGGAGAGTTCGCCCCGTCCGTAGCCGCCGACGGCCACCAGGGCGGCTCCCCGCCGGGGCGCGGGGCGTGGGGCACGGGGCTCTCCGGGAGGCGGGTCCGCCGGTGTGCCGTTCCGGGTGACGGCGCCGGCGGCGCTCGCGGTGAAGAGCGCGGCCAGCCAGTCGTCGGTGAGGCGGGCCAGGGCCGCGCGGCGGCCGGGCCCGGGCGGGGTCTCCTGCCGGAGCAGCCGGGTGCGCGCCGCCGCGTAGCCGCCGGGCGGCGGGCCGGCCGCGTCCGCTGTGAAGTCCACGCCGTCCGTCACCGGTTCCCCTTTTGCTGTTCGGGCCCTGTGCGGGCCGGTCGTGCGGTGCCGGGTGCCGGGCGGGTCCGCGTCCGTCTCGCGGACCCGCCCGGGGCCTGGCCTAGAGCGCGTCCGGGCCGCGCTCCCCGGTCCGTACCCGGACCGCCGTGTCGACGGGGACGCACCACACCTTGCCGTCGCCGATCTTGCCGGTCCGGGATGCCTTGACGATGACCTCGATCAGCTGTTCGGCGTCGCCGTCCTCGACCAGCACCTCGATCCGGACCTTGGGCACGAGGTCGACGGTGTACTCGGCGCCGCGGTACACCTCGGTGTGGCCGCGCTGCCGGCCGTAGCCGCTGGCCTCGGTGACCGTCAGGCCCTGGACGCCGAAGGCCTGGAGGGCCTCCTTGATCTCGTCCAGCCGGTGCGGCTTCACGACCGCCGTGATGAGCTTCATGCGTCCACCTTCTTGTTCCGCGGCGCCGCCGCACCCGTCTCCGTGAGGTCCGGCACCGTACTACGGCCGGTGGGCGTGCCCCCCACGGTGCTGAAGTCGTAGCCCGTCTCGGCGTGGAACACCTGGTCGAGCCCGGAGGTCTCGTCGTCCTCGCCGGCCCGGAAGCCGATCGTCATGTCGACGATCTTCGCCAGCAGCCAGGAGACGACGAAGGAGAAGGCCATGACCGAGAAGGCTCCGATGGCCTGCTTGCCGAGCTGGCTCATGCCGCCCACGCCGTCGATGGCGAGGACGCCGACCAGCAGGGTGCCGATGACGCCGCCGACCAGGTGGACGCCGACGACGTCGAGGGAGTCGTCGTAGCCCAGCTTGTACTTGAGGCTGACGGCCCAGGAGCAGACGGCACCGGCCACGACACCGATGAGGATGGCACCGAGGGCGTTGACGTGCGCACCGGAGGGCGTGATGGCGACCAGGCCCGCGACCGCGCCGGAGGCGGCACCGAGGGTGGTGAAGGCGCCGTGCCGGATCCGCTCGTAGACCAGCCAGCCGAGCATCGCCGCGCCGGTGGCGACCTGGGTGTTGAGGGCCATGGTGGCCGCGGTGCCGTTGGCGGCCAGGGCCGAGCCGGCGTTGAAGCCGAACCAGCCGAACCACAGCAGGGCCGCGCCCAGCATCACCAGCGGCAGGTTGTGCGGCCGCATCGGTTCCTTCTTGAACCCGATGCGCTTGCCGACGACCAGGACGGCGGCGAGGGCGCCGATACCCGCGTTGATGTGGACGGCCGTGCCGCCGGCGAAGTCGATGACCTCCAGCTGGAACAGCCAGCCGTCGGCCTGCCACACCCAGTGCGCGACCGGGAAGTAGACCACGGTCACCCAGAGGGCGATGAAGAGCGACCAGGCGCTGAACTTCACCCGGTCCGCGAGCGCACCGCTCATCAGGGCGGGCGTCAGCACGGCGAACATCAGCTGGAAGAGGGCGAAGGCGAAGACGGGGATGCCTTCCTTGCCTCCGGTGAGCGTCTCGGGGTCGATGCCGGCGAGGCCGACGTGGTCGAGGTTGCCCAGCAGGCCGCTGCCGATGTCGTCACCGAAGGTGAGCGAGTAGCCGTACAGCACCCAGAGGACGCTGACGATCCCCAGGGAGATGAAGGACATCATGAGCATGTTGAGGGCGCTCTTGACCCGCACCATGCCCCCGTAGAAGAAAGCCAGGCCCGGTGTCATCAGCATCACGAGCGCGGCACTGATCAATACGAATGCGGTATCTGCGCCATTCAATGTCGATCTCCTAGAAAGCGACGGCCCGTGCGGGATGGAACTTGGGGTGGGCCGGTTTTCGCCTAGAGATTGGCGCAGCGCCGTTTCCTCCGATGCCGCAGGGTGTTTCGGCGCCGTGACGAAGGCCGTGCGCGTGTTACGCGCGGATGAACTGCGGGACGCCGGCGGACGGTTCGGGGCAGGCTCCGCCCGGGTTCCGGGGATGGCCGGAACCCGGCGGTCCGGCGCGGCCGGGCGGGCCCGCCGGAGGGCTTCAGACCGCCTGTGGGGCCTCGGCGGAATCCGACAGTTCGCGGGCCAGCCGATCGGTGGCACGGAGCACGTCCGCCACCGAGCCGAATTCACGGGCGGCGTGGTCCACGGTCTTCCGCAGCCTGGTGTTCACGCGCTCGGACCGCACCTGCCGGGCAACTCCGAGCGCCTGCTCCGCGAGCACCACTGATCGTTCCGGTTCCTTTTTCAGCAGATGAACGGTGGCCATACCGATCAGATTGAGCGCGTAGGAGCGCTGGTGTTCCGCATCCTGCCGGAAGAGTTCCACGGCCCGCTCCATCAGGGGCTCGGCCAGTGAGGCGTAGGCCGGGCTGCGGCCGGCCGCGTACGCGAGATCACGGTACGAATGGGCGTTCTCGCCGTTCAGCTCGGCCTCGGAGAAGA from the Streptomyces xinghaiensis S187 genome contains:
- a CDS encoding [protein-PII] uridylyltransferase, translating into MTDGVDFTADAAGPPPGGYAAARTRLLRQETPPGPGRRAALARLTDDWLAALFTASAAGAVTRNGTPADPPPGEPRAPRPAPRRGAALVAVGGYGRGELSPRSDLDLLLLHDETADPKAVAALADGIWYPVWDLGLALDHSVRTTAQARTTAREDLKVQLGLLDARHIAGDPSLTTALRTAVLADWRNQAPKRLPELRALGDERTRRHGELQFLLEPDLKEAHGGLRDLTALRAVAASWLADAPRQGLAEARTRLLDVRDTLHLATGRATDRLALQEQDQVAADLGLADADALLRRVYEAARTVAYADDVTWREVGRVLRARSARGGLRGLLTGGRPGRGRTPGASGDTAERTPLAEGVVEQDGEAVLARAARPQQDPVLPLRAAAAAAQAGLPLSPHAVRRLATAARPLPVPWPAEAREQFVTLLGAGPPTVGVWEALEAEGLITRLLPDWERVRCRPQRNAVHRWTVDRHCVETAVRAGALSRRVGRPDLLLVAALLHDIGKGWPGDHSTTGEVIARDVAARIGFGPADTGTVAALVRHHLLLVETATRRDLDDPATVQKVADAVGSPETLGLLHALTEADALATGPAAWSAWRASLVTDLVRRVTDVLAGEPPRQPDDSGPSAGAAPGQRRLAAEALRTGGPALSLSPGTPEGAPVGGEPEPVGVELHIAVPERAGLLPAAAGVLALHRLAVRSADLRLLEPPAGRAGEEEEADGPVLLLSWRVAAEYGSLPDAARLRADLLRALDGSLDIAARLAEREAAYPRRHGVRPPPPRVTVAPAASRHATVLEVRAQDAPGLLHRIGRALEESGVRLRSAHISTLGANAVDAFYLTGTDGAPLAGSRAAEVARAVQSALG
- a CDS encoding P-II family nitrogen regulator — translated: MKLITAVVKPHRLDEIKEALQAFGVQGLTVTEASGYGRQRGHTEVYRGAEYTVDLVPKVRIEVLVEDGDAEQLIEVIVKASRTGKIGDGKVWCVPVDTAVRVRTGERGPDAL
- a CDS encoding ammonium transporter, whose amino-acid sequence is MNGADTAFVLISAALVMLMTPGLAFFYGGMVRVKSALNMLMMSFISLGIVSVLWVLYGYSLTFGDDIGSGLLGNLDHVGLAGIDPETLTGGKEGIPVFAFALFQLMFAVLTPALMSGALADRVKFSAWSLFIALWVTVVYFPVAHWVWQADGWLFQLEVIDFAGGTAVHINAGIGALAAVLVVGKRIGFKKEPMRPHNLPLVMLGAALLWFGWFGFNAGSALAANGTAATMALNTQVATGAAMLGWLVYERIRHGAFTTLGAASGAVAGLVAITPSGAHVNALGAILIGVVAGAVCSWAVSLKYKLGYDDSLDVVGVHLVGGVIGTLLVGVLAIDGVGGMSQLGKQAIGAFSVMAFSFVVSWLLAKIVDMTIGFRAGEDDETSGLDQVFHAETGYDFSTVGGTPTGRSTVPDLTETGAAAPRNKKVDA